In Fusarium oxysporum f. sp. lycopersici 4287 chromosome 12, whole genome shotgun sequence, one DNA window encodes the following:
- a CDS encoding DNA excision repair protein ERCC-3 has protein sequence MPLKRKAQKASVDISSIVKRDFSYLARNPDSDNRPLWIDPDKGYIILERFHPLADLATDFLVIIAEPQSRPAFLHEYKITPHSLYAAVSVGLNGEDIINTLDKFLKTELPQTIKEFIRSCTKSYGKVKLVLKSNKYFVESSDADVLQALLKDKILGPLRVNGSDEISRARAPALGGLVIPGTKNAAGVQQANLLQIVDKESDHIEVVLNDEEKDDEEETVHAFEIPDSAVEAVQKRCLDLSYPILEEYDFRCDSINPDLDIDLRPNTQIRPYQEKSLSKMFGNGRAKSGIIVLPCGAGKTLVGIAAACTIRKGVIVLCTSSVSAVQWRNEFLKWSNINPEDITTFTSDSKEKFSGSTGVIVTTYSMVTNSRERAHDSKKMMDFLAGREWGLTLLDEVHVVPANMFRRVISSIKTHSKLGLTATLLREDDKIDHLNFLIGPKLYEANWMDLSQQGHIAKVQCAEVWCSMPTVFYEQYLQVSSRMKRTLAAINPSKFQACQFLINYHEARGDKIIVFSDELYSLKLYAYKLKRYLIYGGTSQEERLRVLDHFRHNPEVNTLFLSKIGDTSLDLPEATCLIQISSQFGSRRQEAQRLGRILRAKRRNDEGFNAFFYSLVSKDTSEMHFASKRQAFLIDQGYAFKVITKLVGIEKTPDLAFRTAAEQRELLQGALVDNETAADDEFAADDLWGREKSGGKGKKNTVRRVAGYLDQLSGVQDMAYIERNTSSNKGLTRTKGEKSEFFKKMDREKKRRKNK, from the coding sequence ATGCCGCTCAAGCGAAAAGCGCAAAAAGCTTCTGTTGACATCAGTAGCATCGTCAAGCGAGACTTCTCATACCTTGCACGCAACCCTGACAGCGACAACCGGCCTCTATGGATTGATCCCGACAAAGGATACATCATTCTAGAGCGATTTCATCCTTTGGCTGACTTAGCGACTGATTTCCTCGTGATTATCGCGGAACCTCAATCTAGACCAGCTTTTCTCCATGAGTACAAGATTACGCCGCATAGTCTCTATGCTGCTGTTTCTGTTGGTTTAAATGGCGaagacatcatcaacactctTGACAAGTTTCTCAAAACAGAGCTTCCGCAGACTATCAAAGAGTTCATCAGATCGTGTACCAAGAGCTATGGCAAGGTCAAGTTAGTTTTGAAGAGCAACAAATATTTCGTCGAGAGCAGTGATGCAGATGTCCTTCAGGCTTTACTCAAAGATAAAATCCTCGGCCCTCTTCGAGTAAACGGCTCTGACGAGATTAGTAGAGCGCGTGCGCCAGCACTGGGTGGCTTGGTCATTCCTGGAACAAAGAACGCGGCGGGGGTTCAGCAAGCCAATCTCCTACAAATCGTAGACAAAGAGTCGGATCATATTGAAGTCGTATTAAATGACGAAGAaaaggatgatgaggaagaaacAGTTCATGCCTTTGAGATCCCCGACAGCGCCGTTGAGGCCGTTCAGAAGCGATGCCTGGATTTATCGTACCCCATTCTAGAAGAGTACGACTTTCGCTGCGACAGCATCAATCCCGACTTGGACATCGATCTGCGCCCAAACACCCAAATCAGACCCTATCAAGAAAAGAGTCTCAGCAAGATGTTCGGCAACGGTCGCGCCAAAAGCGGAATCATCGTTCTCCCATGCGGCGCAGGCAAAACCCTCGTCGGCATCGCAGCAGCATGCACCATCAGAAAAGGCGTCATCGTCCTCTGCACAAGCTCAGTTTCCGCTGTGCAATGGCGCAATGAGTTTCTCAAATGGTCAAACATTAATCCTGAGGACATTACTACTTTCACATCCGACAGCAAGGAGAAGTTCTCTGGGAGTACTGGTGTGATTGTGACGACGTATTCAATGGTTACGAATAGTCGCGAGCGTGCGCATGACtcaaagaagatgatggactTTTTGGCAGGACGGGAATGGGGATTGACgcttcttgatgaggttCACGTTGTTCCAGCCAATATGTTTCGACGTGTTATCTCGTCGATTAAAACGCACTCTAAGCTTGGGCTTACGGCTACGTTGCTTCGCGAGGATGACAAGATAGATCATCTCAACTTTCTCATTGGGCCGAAATTATATGAAGCGAATTGGATGGACCTCTCGCAGCAGGGGCATATCGCCAAGGTGCAATGCGCTGAGGTCTGGTGTTCTATGCCGACTGTCTTCTACGAGCAATATCTCCAGGTCTCGTCTCGAATGAAGCGAACGCTAGCCGCTATCAATCCCTCCAAGTTCCAGGCTTGCCAATTTCTTATCAACTATCACGAAGCGCGCGGTGATAAAATCATTGTTTTCTCGGACGAGCTTTACTCCCTGAAACTATACGCATACAAGCTAAAGAGATACCTTATTTACGGTGGCACAAGCCAGGAGGAGCGACTAAGGGTTCTTGATCATTTCCGACACAATCCCGAAGTGAATACGCTATTCCTCTCCAAGATCGGCGATACGTCACTTGATCTCCCCGAAGCAACGTGTCTCATCCAGATATCCTCACAGTTTGGCTCCCGCCGTCAAGAGGCACAGCGTCTCGGCCGCATCTTGCGAGCAAAACGGCGAAACGACGAGGGGTTTAACGCCTTCTTTTACTCGCTCGTCTCTAAGGACACATCCGAAATGCATTTTGCGTCAAAGCGGCAGGCCTTCCTTATTGATCAAGGCTACGCATTCAAAGTGATCACCAAGCTAGTCGGTATTGAAAAGACGCCTGACCTCGCATTTCGTACTGCGGCTGAACAACGGGAGTTACTACAGGGCGCGTTGGTTGACAACGAGACGGCggctgatgatgaatttgcTGCAGATGATCTCTGGGGTAGGGAGAAGAGTGGTGGaaaagggaagaagaacacGGTGAGGCGCGTCGCCGGCTATCTTGAT
- a CDS encoding hypothetical protein (At least one base has a quality score < 10), protein MAPSNPTRDFADQAYLPSPLPETISSSFVLHHFQDPVASTKSAVDAKDSVQKDDVLDTYSATSLSRVMVHELAHWFGGAGNGGTDNRNVPDQQAVGKEGALVWQKPDGKRTTDATLKDLKRYLTYNFMWVSNLARSHEGANAGNCGPSKATFTAESYALFALMSYMDNWDWANDGKAKAFVDEMIPYERLPNSKKVRLG, encoded by the exons ATGGCGCCAAGCAACCCGACACGGGACTTTGCAGACCAGGCGTATTTGCCGTCACCCTTACCCGAAACGATTTCATCATCTTTTGTCCTCCATCATTTCCAGGACCCGGTGGCTAGTACCAAATCTGCTGTTGATGCTAAAGACAGCGTTCAGAAAGATGATGTATTGGATACATACTCGGCTACTAGCCTTTCTCGAGTCATGGTCCACGAGCTTGCCCATTGGTTTGGTGGTGCTGGGAATGGTGGAACTGACAACCGCAATG TCCCTGATCAACAAGCCGTCGGAAAAGAGGGAGCATTAGTCTGGCAAAAGCCCGACGGCAAACGCACCACTGATGCGACTCTTAAGGACCTCAAGAGATATCTCACAT ACAACTTTATGTGGGTTTCCAACTTGGCGCGCTCTCATGAGGGGGCCAACGCAGGAAATTGTGGCCCGAGCAAAGCCACTTTCACGGCTGAGTCATATGCCCTTTTCGCACTAATGTC TTACATGGATAACTGGGATTGGGCTAATGATGGGAAGGCAAAGGCGTTTGTTGACGAAATGATCCCATATGAGAGACTTCCTAACAGTAAGAAGGTTCGTTTGGGCTAG